The Kordia sp. SMS9 DNA window CCGCAGTTTGTTAAGAGAATTTACAAAAATAGCAGACTGTAAAAAGTTCGCTTTTTTATATCTTAAAAGTATTTTTTCATTAAGGATTCGAAGCTACCACACCAAGTGTATACAATTGCTCCAACGTTGGCGATTCGCTTCCACCTGCGGGTTCTAAGGTAATTCCGAAGGCTTCGGATTCGTTGGCGTTTTCTAAATCGAACACTTTGTCGGTATCTGTTGTGAAATTGTCTATCACGCCCAAACTCGTTGGCGTTAACGGATTGAGTTTTAAAGACCAAACCTGATATACTTTTCCTGCTGGCGGATCTGGCAAGCCTTGTAAATCTAAGTAGACATTGTTCGATTTTTTATCCCAATATACTTTTGCGTAGGATTCTGGTGAAACAGCTTGTCCGCCCAATGGTACTGAAATGATATCTTTGGTTCGCAACACGTTTAACAAATCGTTGGCGGCAGTTAAATCGCTATTGGCTTCATATATTTGTTTTTTCAACGCTTCTCGCTCTGCACGTACCATCTCGATTTCAGATTCCAAATCGTTATTCAATACCATCGTAAATAGTAATCCTGTGGCAAGTACAACCGCGGCTGCCCAACCTGCATAACGAAATATAGAACGCTCTTTTTTCAATGGAATGACAGGAATTTCAGCTTCCTTAGCATCCGAAAGTTGTAATTTTTCTTTAATCGAATCAAAAACAGCAGTTGTATCTTTTTGCGCCGTAGCTGCGGTCAAACTTAGCACAGCAGCTTCAATAGAAAGTACTTCTTGCATCACTTCTGGATATTGTTGCATCATGGCATACACTTGCTCGTTTTCTTGTTCAGAAAGCGCGCCTGCTACATACAGTTCTAAAATTCCAGATGCTATGTATTCTTTGCTATCCATTTATACGTTGAGTACTTTTCTAAGTTCGCTAATACAGTTTCTATTTCGAGTTTTTACAGTTCCTAAGGGAATATCTAGTGTTTCCGCCGTTTCTTTTTGTGTGTATCCTTTAAAATAAATATAATCTATGATTTGTTTGCACTTTTCTGCCAGTTTTCCAACATACTTTTTAATGCCAATGGCATTTACTTGCCGATCTAAATTATCATTGCTTTCAATACTATGTACGTAATAATCAATGTCTTGGTTTTGTTGGGTGTTTTTGTAGGACTTGGAACGTACTTTGTCAATCGCCGCATTCCGAGCAATATTGAGCAACCACGTAAAAAAACGCCCTTTTTTGGCGGTGTACGTATCTGATTTATTCCAAGCTTTTATAAACACATCTTGCATTACTTCTGTGGCAATAGTATCATTCTTCACAATCGTATTAACGACACCAAAAATGCTATCGTTATACATATCGTACAACGATTCAAACGCTTTGGCATCTTTATTTTTAAATTGTTCTATGAGTTGTTCTAACTCCATGTAATGAAATTGCTTTTCGTATAAAATATGCTTTCACACATACAAAGTAAAACTACAATATTTCAGTCAAACTTCAACTTTTTACTACAAAAAAAGCTTCCAAAACTGGAAGCCTTATGTGTATTGTATTGATGATTGGTGTTACACTCTACCTTTCAGCGCATTAAAAACCCACGCAATGGCAAAAAATCCAATTCCTACTGCTGAAAAACCGATAGCAGCAACTTCTTCATATTTAATAACTCCTAAAACTATTAGCCCAATGCCAACGATAATCATAATCCATGTAGCCCAAGCTAATACTGTATTTTTATTCATTCCCATAGTGTATTGTTTTGGCGCATCTTTTATGTAAACTTCGAGTTCCTCGGCTTACATAAAAGTCAGGCTTTCGGTAGTCGCTCTCTTCGAGGAGCTTCAACAATACCTCAATCCTTTGCGCTTTCATGAATTGCAAATATCGAATATTTAATCTAAAAATTAAAAAAAATAATTTTATCACACGGATTGACTTCTTAAAAAGTTTCAAAAAAGTACACACATATTTTAGTATATTTATCAAAAATTAGCTTAAAAATTAAATTCCCATTTATGAAGAAAAAACTTTCCCTAATTATACTTTTAGTTGTTTCCTTTTTTATCAGCTGTAATTCTTATAAATCTGCTTCAAACAGTGATGAAGCTCCTAAATTAGCCAATTCGCTACTTTGGAAAATTTCTGGAAAAGACATCACAAAACCATCGTATTTATATGGAACTATTCACTTGACATGTGATTATACATACACGGACAAGCTCAGAAAAGCGTTTGACGAAACCGAGCGTTTGGTATTGGAAATTGACATGACCGATCCGAAATTACAAGCCAATATGATGAAGCTTCTTTTTATGAAAGACGGAAAAACCATTAAAGGCATGATGA harbors:
- a CDS encoding anti-sigma factor domain-containing protein translates to MDSKEYIASGILELYVAGALSEQENEQVYAMMQQYPEVMQEVLSIEAAVLSLTAATAQKDTTAVFDSIKEKLQLSDAKEAEIPVIPLKKERSIFRYAGWAAAVVLATGLLFTMVLNNDLESEIEMVRAEREALKKQIYEANSDLTAANDLLNVLRTKDIISVPLGGQAVSPESYAKVYWDKKSNNVYLDLQGLPDPPAGKVYQVWSLKLNPLTPTSLGVIDNFTTDTDKVFDLENANESEAFGITLEPAGGSESPTLEQLYTLGVVASNP
- a CDS encoding RNA polymerase sigma factor, translated to MELEQLIEQFKNKDAKAFESLYDMYNDSIFGVVNTIVKNDTIATEVMQDVFIKAWNKSDTYTAKKGRFFTWLLNIARNAAIDKVRSKSYKNTQQNQDIDYYVHSIESNDNLDRQVNAIGIKKYVGKLAEKCKQIIDYIYFKGYTQKETAETLDIPLGTVKTRNRNCISELRKVLNV
- a CDS encoding CAL67264 family membrane protein — translated: MGMNKNTVLAWATWIMIIVGIGLIVLGVIKYEEVAAIGFSAVGIGFFAIAWVFNALKGRV